The Gemmatimonadaceae bacterium DNA segment GGGCCGCGACACGGTCGTGATGACGGAGTTGGATTTCCCCAGCGTGCGCTACGCGGTGGAGCAGCTGGCGCCGAAGTTCGGCGCGCGCGTGGTGGTGGTGTCGAGCGCGGATGGCATCTCGATCGACCAAGCGGCGCTGCACGCGGCCATCACCGAGCGCACGGCCTTGGTGTGCGTCAGCCACGTGCTCTTCCGCTCGGCCTACATCATCGACGCCGACGCGCTGGTGGCGCACGCGCACGCGCAGGGCGCGGTGGTCTCGCTGGACTCGTATCACGCCGTCGGAGTGATCCCGGTGGACGTGAAGCGCAGCGGGGTGGACTTCCTCGCCGGCGGCGTGCTCAAGTGGCTCTGCGGCGGTCCGGGCGGCTGCTTCGTGTACGCAAGTCCGGAGGCCAGCGCGCGCTTCGCGCCGGCGCTGACGGGGTGGCAAGCGCATCGCCGGCCGTTCGCGTTCGAGCCCGCAATGGATCCTGCCGACGGCATCTGGCGCTGGCTGGGCGGCACGCCGACGGTGCCATCGCTGTATGCGGCCACCGAGGGCCCGCGCATCGTGGCGGCTGCCGGGATGCACGCGGTGCGCGAGAAGAGCCTGCGGCAAACGGCGCGCTTGGTGGAGTTGGCTGACGCCCGCGGCTATCGCGTGCACGCCCCGCGCGATGCCGCCCGCCGCGGCGGCACGGTGGCCTTCGACGTGCCGCACGGCGCCGAGGTCGCGCAGGCCCTGCTCGCGCGCGACGTCGTCATCGACTACCGGCCCGGCGCCGGCATCCGCGTGGCCCCGCACTTCTACTCCAGCGACGACGAGGTGGAGCGCGTCGTCGGTGAGATCGACGACATTCTGGCCACGGCGGACTGGAAGCGCTTCGCACACTCGCGCCCGACCGTCACCTGACCCTTTCGCTCGCTGCGTCAGAGGGGTAGCTTCGCTAGAGACGTGGTCCCCACCCGAACGCCCAGCCCACCCCGATGCCCACGCCGCCGAAGAAGCTCCGCAAGCAGTACGTCAACAACGAATTCCCGACCGCCGTCCTGCGCTTCGAGGATGGGCACGAGATCTCGATCAAGCGCGGCACCGGGAAGGCCTTCGATTGCTACGCCGGCGAGAACATCAAGCTGCTCGCGGTGTTCGATCCGGACGCCCGCGAGCGCGACTTGATGGAGACGCGCCGCGCCGACGACTTCGACGACGCGTGAGCGGGGCCTGCCAGCGCGCCTAGGGCGCGAGCAGCTGCAGGGTCGTAATGGCCGCCTCTAGCCGGCTGGCCGTGCAAGGGAGGTTGACGAGTGCATCGCGCGCACCGAGCGCTCCGGTACTCCCGTGGTCGTGCGCGAGATAGATCACCGCAAGTTTCGGATGGAGCGTCCGAAGGAGCCGCGCGAGATCGCGGCCCGCCATCGTCGGCAGGACCAACGGCGTGATCAAGAGCGCGACTGACGCGTCTCGCAGCGTGTGGACGTCTTCCGCCGCGGCGAACTCCCGGACTTGGTGCCCGAGGCGGACGAGCGCGCGGCGTGCGAGTTGCCGGATGTCCGCGTCGGGTGCCACGACGACGCCGACGGGGCCGCCCGTCAGCGGTTCGGGCGGCGGTGGCGCTTCCTCGGTGGCCGCTCGCGTCGGGAGGAAGATCGTCACCCGGGCACCCGCGCCGGGCGCGTTCTCCAGATAGAGGTTGCCCCCCGCGCGACGCGCCACGGCCAGTGCGCGCGGCAGGCCGAGGCCGCCGTGCTCTGCGGTTCCCTTGTTGGTGTAGAACGGTTCTGTTGCGCGCTCGAGGGCCTCCGGGTCGAATCCCGGCCCGGAATCCTCGACCACCGTCGCCACATATTGCCCCGGCGCGAGTCCGAAGCGGTCGGCTGCCGCGAGGTCAAGCGTTCGAACGTTGGTGCTGATGATGACACTGCCACGCCCGCCGATGGCCTCGGTGGCGTTGCGCGTCAGTACACCGACCAGGTCGAGTATGTGTTCGGCGGGCAGCCCGACCTTTGCCCCGGTGGCGTCGAGCACGGCGAGCACGCGGAGTGCCGGGTAGTCCCGCCTCAGGCGAAGGACGAGATGCTGCAACACGCCGTCCAGCACCACGTCCCCGGTGGCGAGCGGCTGGTTACCGCCCAGAATCGCGAGCTGGAATGCGAGCGCTGCGGCCGCCGTCGCGTCCTGCAGGATCGAATGCGCGCGATTCGCCACCCGCACGTCCGAGGTCTCCAACAACTCGGTGGCGTTCTGGATGATTGCCTGCGTCTGCCGCCCAAGGTCGCGCGAGACGCCCCGCGCAATCCGCGCGATCGCCTCGAGACGCTGCGCCCGCTCGAACTGCCGCTCGACCACGCGCTGCGCCGTGACGTCGGTGGAGATCTCGACCAGCCCGACGACGCGATCGTCGAGACTGATGACCGGCGCGATGGCGACGCCCGTTTCGATCAAGCTGCCGTCCTTGCGCCGTCGAGTCGCCGATTGATCGACGAAAGTCTGCCGCGTCTGCAGGACTTCACGAAGCAAGGCGGCGTCGTCCCAGGCGTGTGGCAGGGTGGGCAGGTGGCCCCCGCGCACCTCCTCCGCGAGCCAGCCGTAGGTCTGCTCCGCCATCCGGTTCCATTCTGTGACCGCGAGCTGTTCGTCGAGCGTGATGATTGCCACCGGGCTTGATGCGAGGACGGCGTACGCACGCGCGTCCCGGTCCCGGATCATCTGCTCGGCGGCAGGGCGGGTGCGCATATCGCGGGCGATGAGCGCGAGGCGCGGCAGCGCGGAGTCCCGCATCAGCCACACCTTGCACTCCAGCGGCACCCAGGTGCCGTCGGCTGCGCGTGCCTTGACGTCAAGGACGGGCAGTGGATTGCGGCCAGAGTACTCAGCCTCGATCGCCAGGGACGACGCATCGCGATCGTCCTCGTGGACCCAGTCGAGGAGATGCGTCCCGATGACTTCGCTCGGGTCATACCCGAGGATTCGCATCGACGCCGGATTGGCGTACTCAACGCGGCCCCGCGACCCGATGACAAGAATCAGGTCGGACGCTGCGTGAACGATTTGCCGGAAGTACTCGTCGTCGGTGCTGAGGCCGAAGTCGGGTATATCCATAACGTCGTTTTGGCTCCCGAGTTCGGCTGTTATGAAGCGTGGACAGGACTGTACAGGAAGTATACAGACGCCGAGTATCAGGGGATAGCTGACGCGGTTGCTCGGGCTCGGAGTCTCTCGTAGACTCGTCCCGATGATGTCTTCTCGCTGCAGGCCCTCGTGAGGG contains these protein-coding regions:
- a CDS encoding aminotransferase class V-fold PLP-dependent enzyme produces the protein MPDPLLKYREDFPILSTCTYLVSNSLGAMPRRVPERLQEYADAWRTQGVRAWAKGWWEMPVTVGDVVAPLIGAAAQEVGVVPTVTMAQATILSAIPFTKGRDTVVMTELDFPSVRYAVEQLAPKFGARVVVVSSADGISIDQAALHAAITERTALVCVSHVLFRSAYIIDADALVAHAHAQGAVVSLDSYHAVGVIPVDVKRSGVDFLAGGVLKWLCGGPGGCFVYASPEASARFAPALTGWQAHRRPFAFEPAMDPADGIWRWLGGTPTVPSLYAATEGPRIVAAAGMHAVREKSLRQTARLVELADARGYRVHAPRDAARRGGTVAFDVPHGAEVAQALLARDVVIDYRPGAGIRVAPHFYSSDDEVERVVGEIDDILATADWKRFAHSRPTVT
- a CDS encoding PAS domain S-box protein, whose amino-acid sequence is MDIPDFGLSTDDEYFRQIVHAASDLILVIGSRGRVEYANPASMRILGYDPSEVIGTHLLDWVHEDDRDASSLAIEAEYSGRNPLPVLDVKARAADGTWVPLECKVWLMRDSALPRLALIARDMRTRPAAEQMIRDRDARAYAVLASSPVAIITLDEQLAVTEWNRMAEQTYGWLAEEVRGGHLPTLPHAWDDAALLREVLQTRQTFVDQSATRRRKDGSLIETGVAIAPVISLDDRVVGLVEISTDVTAQRVVERQFERAQRLEAIARIARGVSRDLGRQTQAIIQNATELLETSDVRVANRAHSILQDATAAAALAFQLAILGGNQPLATGDVVLDGVLQHLVLRLRRDYPALRVLAVLDATGAKVGLPAEHILDLVGVLTRNATEAIGGRGSVIISTNVRTLDLAAADRFGLAPGQYVATVVEDSGPGFDPEALERATEPFYTNKGTAEHGGLGLPRALAVARRAGGNLYLENAPGAGARVTIFLPTRAATEEAPPPPEPLTGGPVGVVVAPDADIRQLARRALVRLGHQVREFAAAEDVHTLRDASVALLITPLVLPTMAGRDLARLLRTLHPKLAVIYLAHDHGSTGALGARDALVNLPCTASRLEAAITTLQLLAP